The Borreliella andersonii genome has a segment encoding these proteins:
- a CDS encoding M23 family metallopeptidase, protein MIIPKKKQRVEKRKKKFLFNNKKNVNFELKDFTNISNIGKRRKKVFKFKNFFKKKINFLKKVFLFFYKLKIQNINHYEYKYYYKSLREKVFDIFSVKFDYKLAFKLNAIIFIFILTFYINIFYYYYGSYIFFNRLSLPKDYFIDTFLYYSDQDIAQISSYLPESNVSANVPGFKKNFVLKVFEHKIKPGETLSHVAARYQITSETLISFNEIKDVRNIKPNSIIKVPNMKGIVYVVKKNDSISSIASAYNVPKVDILDSNNLDSEVVFLGQKLFIPGGRLPKDFLKEVLGETFIYPVQGVITSGYGYRPDPFTGVISFHNGIDIANLANTPIKASREGIVVTVGFNAGGYGKYIVISHSNGFQTLYAHLNSFAVKVGKKVSMGTVIGYMGSTGYSTGNHLHFTIFKNGKTENPMKYLR, encoded by the coding sequence ATGATTATACCAAAAAAAAAGCAAAGGGTAGAAAAACGTAAAAAAAAATTTTTATTCAATAACAAAAAGAATGTTAATTTTGAATTAAAAGATTTTACAAATATTTCTAATATTGGCAAAAGAAGAAAAAAAGTTTTCAAGTTTAAGAATTTTTTTAAAAAAAAAATCAATTTTCTTAAAAAAGTTTTTTTATTTTTCTATAAGCTTAAAATACAAAATATTAACCATTATGAATATAAATATTATTACAAGAGTTTAAGAGAGAAAGTTTTTGATATTTTTAGTGTAAAATTCGATTATAAGCTTGCTTTTAAGCTTAATGCAATAATTTTTATTTTTATATTAACATTTTATATTAACATTTTTTATTATTATTATGGTTCATATATTTTTTTTAATAGACTTTCTTTACCCAAAGATTATTTTATTGATACATTTTTATATTATAGCGATCAAGATATAGCTCAAATTAGTAGTTATTTGCCCGAATCCAATGTTTCTGCAAATGTTCCTGGATTTAAAAAAAATTTTGTATTAAAGGTATTTGAACATAAAATTAAGCCTGGAGAAACGCTTTCACATGTTGCAGCTAGATATCAAATAACTAGTGAAACTTTAATTTCTTTTAATGAAATTAAAGATGTAAGAAATATAAAGCCAAATTCAATTATTAAAGTTCCTAATATGAAAGGAATTGTTTATGTTGTTAAAAAAAATGACTCTATTTCATCTATAGCTAGTGCTTATAATGTTCCTAAGGTTGATATTTTAGATTCTAATAATCTTGATAGTGAAGTTGTATTTTTAGGGCAAAAATTGTTTATTCCTGGAGGAAGATTGCCCAAAGACTTTTTAAAAGAGGTATTGGGAGAAACTTTTATTTATCCTGTGCAGGGCGTTATTACTTCAGGGTATGGTTATCGGCCAGATCCGTTTACAGGAGTTATTAGTTTTCACAATGGAATAGATATTGCAAATTTAGCTAATACCCCTATTAAGGCTTCAAGAGAAGGCATTGTTGTAACTGTGGGATTTAATGCAGGAGGTTATGGAAAATATATTGTTATTTCTCACAGCAACGGATTTCAAACTTTATATGCGCATTTGAATTCTTTTGCTGTTAAGGTTGGAAAAAAAGTTTCCATGGGAACAGTAATAGGTTATATGGGAAGCACTGGCTATAGTACGGGTAATCATCTGCATTTTACCATTTTTAAGAATGGAAAAACTGAAAATCCTATGAAATATTTAAGATAA
- a CDS encoding CDC27 family protein, producing MLSLFIVISSLTVFILVFLFFKIALKLTIGKTMGKIKKDDERTQKLIERAISLLKTNPNEISALETLNNYYYKNKDHENGIKYAKKLCQLIEDNPINQEINTFKAFLSYGFYNLKRNFNREALEYLRKAFMIKKTDEDANYYLGIAFLKNEMYKEALYYLKKVHNFNKNNKDILKHLGITLFNLESYRQAVIIFNNIKKTIQDDTEALLAYAKSLSKMNQDHLALEIANKIKQKDGMTYEALLITSEIHSKNKELELLEQNIKEIIKVKPDLPKKIFLELFYNLGELQISVENYQKATEAFTKVEEIDPNYKNIKEKLEFSKRLNENIALRIYLRSSKENFEKIANEIILKLYLNKFQIRDSKINEITSQFIDINFHLANNQWEENLIVRFVRTEQDTFGELFLKDFISKIKENKIKGLCIAPSRFSLKAKQMIEGRLIDLVEGKKLTQILKKINISKYT from the coding sequence GTGTTGTCACTATTTATAGTAATCTCTTCATTGACAGTATTTATTTTAGTGTTTTTATTTTTTAAAATAGCATTAAAACTTACAATAGGTAAAACTATGGGGAAAATCAAAAAAGATGACGAGAGAACGCAAAAATTAATCGAAAGAGCAATTTCTTTATTAAAAACAAATCCAAACGAAATAAGTGCCCTTGAAACTTTAAATAATTACTACTATAAAAATAAAGACCATGAAAATGGCATAAAATATGCAAAAAAATTATGCCAATTAATAGAAGATAACCCAATAAACCAAGAAATAAACACATTTAAAGCTTTTTTAAGCTATGGATTTTATAATCTTAAAAGAAATTTTAACAGAGAAGCCTTAGAATATTTAAGAAAAGCTTTTATGATAAAAAAAACAGACGAAGATGCAAATTATTATCTTGGTATAGCATTCTTAAAAAACGAAATGTATAAAGAAGCTTTATACTATCTTAAAAAAGTCCACAATTTTAATAAAAATAACAAAGATATCTTAAAACACCTGGGAATAACTTTATTTAATCTGGAAAGCTACAGACAGGCTGTCATAATATTTAACAATATAAAAAAAACCATACAAGACGACACTGAAGCTCTTTTAGCATATGCTAAGTCTTTATCAAAAATGAATCAAGATCATCTAGCACTAGAGATTGCTAATAAAATAAAACAAAAAGACGGAATGACTTATGAGGCTTTATTGATTACATCTGAGATTCATTCAAAAAACAAAGAATTAGAACTATTAGAGCAAAATATTAAAGAAATAATAAAAGTAAAACCTGACTTACCTAAAAAAATTTTCCTTGAATTATTTTATAATCTTGGAGAACTTCAAATCTCTGTTGAAAATTATCAAAAAGCTACAGAAGCTTTTACAAAAGTTGAAGAGATTGATCCAAATTATAAAAATATTAAAGAAAAATTAGAATTTAGCAAAAGGTTAAACGAAAACATAGCTCTAAGAATATATTTACGCAGTTCAAAAGAAAATTTTGAAAAAATAGCAAATGAAATTATTTTAAAACTATATTTAAATAAATTTCAAATAAGAGATTCTAAAATAAACGAAATAACATCACAATTTATTGATATAAACTTTCACTTAGCTAACAATCAGTGGGAAGAAAATTTAATAGTGCGCTTTGTAAGAACTGAACAAGATACTTTTGGTGAATTATTCTTAAAAGATTTCATTTCAAAAATAAAAGAAAATAAAATAAAAGGACTCTGCATTGCTCCATCAAGATTCTCTTTAAAGGCCAAACAAATGATTGAAGGAAGGCTTATTGATCTAGTAGAAGGCAAAAAACTAACTCAAATACTTAAAAAAATTAACATATCTAAATACACATGA
- the lepB gene encoding signal peptidase I, producing the protein MRIFKAHKYGLVSILVACLFLITLIKLFLSFYIVKGESMTPTIFDKNWIVNHKFAYGIRLNNRQKYLLLWKNPQKNEMVLIKDPITNKIVIKKIFAIPGEKFKQIEKNKICIHDLNFKIDENIFKKNTKKIPEDHYLVIGENKQISLDSRDYGFIKIDNILGKIIYYF; encoded by the coding sequence ATGAGAATATTTAAAGCTCACAAATACGGACTAGTGTCGATTTTAGTCGCTTGCTTATTTTTAATAACCTTAATAAAGTTATTCTTATCATTTTACATAGTAAAAGGAGAATCAATGACTCCAACAATATTTGACAAAAATTGGATTGTAAATCACAAGTTTGCATATGGAATTAGACTCAACAATCGCCAAAAATACCTTTTATTATGGAAAAACCCCCAAAAAAATGAAATGGTACTCATTAAAGATCCTATAACAAACAAAATTGTCATTAAAAAAATTTTTGCAATTCCGGGAGAAAAATTTAAACAAATAGAAAAAAATAAAATATGCATACATGATTTAAACTTTAAAATAGATGAAAATATTTTTAAAAAAAATACTAAAAAAATTCCTGAAGACCACTATTTAGTTATAGGAGAAAACAAACAGATCTCATTAGACTCAAGAGATTA